A genomic window from Hyalangium gracile includes:
- a CDS encoding alpha-amylase family glycosyl hydrolase encodes MRSLPTKLLALLCAATTVLGCKSDSRPPIPPPTQPPQTPDKLHVPSPDWRDQIIYFVMTDRFANGDPSNDNQGAGEFNPADGAKYSGGDLKGLLERLDYIQGLGATTVWITPPVANQWWDPLVNYGGYHGYWARHFTQVDPHLGTLEDYQRLSRALHGRGMYLVQDVVLNHMANCFRYTSYDPADVTANVVRNTGAKPECGPTQAPFDQWDPTNPTHRQASIFHWTPTIADYGDSNQERNWQLADLDDLNTENPVVATALRDSYAYWLREVGVDGFRVDTVFYVPQDFFKDFLHSQDANHPGILTQARSLGQEGFLAFGEGFASDKPFEDTASRKVASYMKDPNTGEDLLTGMLHFPLYRTAGDVFARGMPTSQLGHRLMHSQALFARPHLMPTFLDNHDVDRFLSGGSEAALRQALLFMMTVPGIPVLYYGTEQGFTEQRAAMFQAGYGSGGKDRFDTTAPLYTLIQELTTLRKTNAVFRRGVPTVLRQNDARGGVFAYKMEGEGQVAFVVFNTSDEETLLDNLPTGLADGSELKLAASLGAGASDVHVGRGGTLSLRLPARAAQVFLPTGRVTPPPTETARITLNNVSGGTVTGDFELSGTATGVSTFKVVVDGALGTASTVTVAANGTWSTPINVAGMVDPTIQHSLVAWAEQPQVFSGTLTFKVNRTFVTLLTHDDPAEDDVGPEGRYHYPTDSTWGENRQGDLRRVTLRGSGNVLKLELQTNRVTTVWNPQNGFDHVAFTVFIDVPGRTGLTVMPQQNASVPAGMAWDYRVRVHGWSNTLFASSGASATNEGTPFSPAAAIAVDVAASTVTLTLPGELFAGLTTLSGAKVYVTTWDYDGGYRQLVPTAEQWKFWGGDGATDPIVLDDTPVLTVP; translated from the coding sequence ATGCGCTCCCTGCCCACGAAGCTCCTGGCGCTGCTGTGCGCCGCAACCACCGTCCTCGGCTGCAAGTCCGACTCGCGGCCCCCCATCCCGCCGCCGACCCAGCCACCCCAGACGCCGGACAAGCTCCACGTCCCGTCTCCGGACTGGCGGGACCAGATCATCTACTTCGTCATGACGGACCGGTTCGCCAACGGCGACCCGAGCAACGACAACCAGGGCGCCGGCGAGTTCAACCCCGCCGACGGCGCGAAGTACAGCGGCGGAGACTTGAAGGGGCTCCTCGAGCGGCTCGACTACATCCAGGGCCTGGGGGCCACGACCGTCTGGATCACCCCGCCCGTGGCGAACCAGTGGTGGGATCCGCTCGTCAACTACGGCGGCTACCACGGGTACTGGGCGCGCCACTTCACCCAGGTGGATCCGCACCTGGGCACGCTGGAGGACTACCAGCGGCTGTCCCGAGCCCTCCACGGGCGCGGCATGTACCTGGTGCAGGACGTCGTCCTCAACCACATGGCCAACTGCTTCCGCTACACGAGCTACGACCCGGCGGACGTGACGGCCAACGTGGTGCGCAACACCGGCGCGAAGCCCGAGTGCGGCCCCACGCAGGCGCCGTTCGACCAGTGGGACCCGACGAACCCCACGCACCGCCAGGCCAGCATCTTCCACTGGACGCCGACCATCGCGGACTACGGGGACTCCAACCAGGAGCGGAACTGGCAGCTCGCCGACCTGGATGACCTGAACACGGAGAACCCGGTGGTCGCCACGGCGCTCCGGGACAGCTACGCCTACTGGCTCCGCGAGGTGGGCGTGGACGGCTTCCGCGTGGACACCGTCTTCTACGTGCCGCAGGACTTCTTCAAGGACTTCCTCCACTCGCAGGACGCGAACCACCCGGGCATCCTCACGCAGGCCCGGAGCCTGGGGCAGGAGGGCTTCCTGGCCTTCGGCGAGGGCTTCGCCAGCGACAAGCCCTTCGAGGACACCGCCTCGCGGAAGGTGGCCTCGTACATGAAGGATCCGAACACCGGCGAGGACCTGCTGACCGGCATGCTCCACTTCCCGCTGTACCGCACGGCGGGGGACGTCTTCGCCCGGGGCATGCCCACCTCGCAGCTGGGGCATCGACTGATGCACTCGCAGGCGCTGTTCGCGCGGCCGCACCTGATGCCCACCTTCCTGGACAACCATGACGTGGACCGCTTCCTGTCGGGAGGCTCGGAGGCCGCGCTCCGGCAGGCGCTGCTCTTCATGATGACGGTGCCGGGCATCCCGGTCCTCTATTACGGCACCGAGCAGGGCTTCACCGAGCAGCGAGCCGCCATGTTCCAGGCGGGCTACGGCTCCGGTGGGAAGGACCGCTTCGACACCACCGCTCCGCTGTACACGCTCATCCAGGAGCTGACCACGCTGCGCAAGACGAACGCCGTCTTCCGCCGAGGCGTCCCCACCGTGCTGCGGCAGAACGACGCCCGAGGCGGCGTGTTCGCCTACAAGATGGAGGGCGAGGGGCAGGTGGCCTTCGTCGTCTTCAACACCTCGGACGAGGAGACGCTGCTGGACAACCTGCCCACGGGCCTGGCCGACGGCAGCGAGCTGAAGCTCGCGGCGAGCCTGGGCGCTGGGGCCAGCGACGTCCACGTGGGGCGCGGGGGCACGCTGTCCCTCCGGTTGCCTGCTCGCGCGGCCCAGGTCTTCCTGCCCACGGGCCGGGTGACGCCGCCGCCCACCGAGACGGCCCGCATCACCCTGAACAATGTCAGCGGAGGCACCGTCACCGGTGACTTCGAGCTGTCGGGCACGGCCACGGGGGTGTCCACCTTCAAGGTGGTGGTGGACGGGGCGCTCGGCACGGCCAGCACGGTGACGGTGGCGGCCAACGGCACCTGGAGCACCCCCATCAACGTCGCGGGCATGGTGGATCCCACCATCCAGCACTCGCTGGTGGCGTGGGCCGAGCAACCCCAGGTCTTCTCCGGGACGCTCACCTTCAAGGTCAACCGCACCTTCGTGACGCTCCTCACCCACGATGACCCGGCGGAGGATGATGTCGGCCCCGAGGGCCGCTACCACTACCCCACGGACTCCACCTGGGGCGAGAACCGCCAGGGAGACCTGCGCCGGGTGACGCTGCGGGGCTCCGGCAACGTGCTCAAGCTCGAGCTCCAGACGAACCGCGTCACCACCGTGTGGAATCCGCAGAACGGCTTCGACCACGTGGCCTTCACCGTCTTCATCGACGTGCCTGGACGCACGGGGCTCACCGTGATGCCACAGCAGAACGCCTCGGTGCCCGCGGGCATGGCGTGGGACTACCGCGTCCGGGTCCACGGCTGGTCCAACACCCTGTTCGCCTCGAGTGGGGCCTCGGCCACGAACGAGGGCACGCCCTTCTCGCCGGCCGCCGCCATCGCCGTGGACGTGGCCGCCAGCACCGTCACCCTCACGCTGCCGGGAGAGCTGTTCGCGGGGCTGACCACTCTCAGCGGCGCCAAGGTGTACGTCACCACCTGGGACTACGACGGGGGCTACCGGCAGCTCGTCCCCACCGCCGAGCAGTGGAAGTTCTGGGGCGGAGACGGCGCGACGGACCCCATCGTCCTGGATGACACGCCGGTGCTCACCGTCCCCTGA
- a CDS encoding alkaline phosphatase D family protein codes for MAFHFDRSCRLLGPFLGHTTDTETRIWVHMADLKPGERRTLYVTLHSGRSNTRVLQRLPLVLSEEECGVGVAAISGLEPDTLYAYRLWWDDSGLAAVDLRGLGPEDTCFRTLPRGGFEQQLDFLVMSCHNPETAALDGENGFAVWAQLPAIIAHNKNVRFALLIGDQIYADDIERKVRREKDPRKRVALYLTVYRKYWSDVRYRRVLCQLPAYLMWDDHDITDGWGSREDSFERGGSDVFKPQWQGLFQSARKAFQHMQAARNPPPLSPGFQQGFDTCFRVGRAGFVMPDLRSNRNVRQGRIWTAEQLAAVERWVASEREHLDVLFFCSTVVFSHGHHGLEGMMRSGWPYVLQFFSWLGSIRYAGVRSMVSSFHKNIGDLRDDLNDSWGAEPNRRAADQVLDFLFGLQNPPPGQRPLSVVVLTGDIHTPGYSTLYSSDPAHAARPSIPHVVASPVSYQPFSWMAEAVYRRLTRMVTLGERGVYSAQVSHHFGQRNVVVASLRNVLPDEWHVKVKFYLEGHPEPRILLFDLNRSSSREAIPWPHAREPSLFG; via the coding sequence ATGGCCTTCCACTTCGACCGGAGCTGCCGGCTGCTGGGTCCCTTCCTCGGCCACACCACCGACACGGAGACCCGCATCTGGGTGCACATGGCGGACCTGAAGCCCGGCGAGCGCCGGACGCTCTACGTCACCCTCCACTCGGGTCGCTCCAACACCCGCGTCCTGCAGCGGCTCCCCCTGGTCCTCTCCGAGGAGGAGTGCGGTGTCGGCGTGGCTGCCATCTCCGGGCTGGAGCCGGACACGCTCTACGCCTACCGCCTGTGGTGGGATGACTCGGGGCTGGCGGCGGTCGATCTCCGGGGGCTCGGGCCCGAGGACACGTGCTTCCGGACCCTGCCCCGGGGCGGCTTCGAGCAGCAGCTCGACTTCCTGGTGATGAGCTGCCACAACCCGGAGACAGCGGCGCTCGACGGCGAGAACGGCTTCGCGGTCTGGGCGCAGCTGCCGGCCATCATCGCGCACAACAAGAACGTCCGCTTCGCCCTGCTCATCGGCGATCAGATCTACGCGGACGACATCGAGCGCAAGGTCCGCCGGGAGAAGGATCCTCGCAAGCGCGTGGCGCTGTACCTGACCGTCTACCGCAAGTACTGGAGCGACGTGCGCTACCGCCGGGTGCTCTGCCAGCTGCCGGCCTACCTGATGTGGGACGACCACGACATCACCGACGGCTGGGGCTCGCGGGAGGACTCCTTCGAGCGAGGCGGCTCGGACGTCTTCAAGCCCCAGTGGCAGGGGCTGTTCCAGTCGGCGCGCAAGGCCTTCCAGCACATGCAGGCCGCGCGCAACCCGCCGCCGCTGTCGCCCGGCTTCCAGCAGGGCTTCGACACCTGCTTCCGGGTAGGCCGAGCCGGCTTCGTGATGCCGGACCTGCGCAGCAACCGCAACGTGCGGCAGGGGCGCATCTGGACGGCGGAGCAGCTGGCCGCGGTGGAGCGCTGGGTGGCCTCGGAGCGCGAGCACCTGGACGTGCTCTTCTTCTGCAGCACCGTGGTGTTCTCGCACGGGCACCACGGGCTGGAGGGGATGATGCGGAGCGGCTGGCCCTACGTGCTCCAGTTCTTCTCGTGGCTGGGCTCCATCCGCTACGCGGGCGTGCGGAGCATGGTGAGCAGCTTCCACAAGAACATCGGCGACCTGCGGGACGACTTGAACGACAGCTGGGGCGCCGAGCCCAACCGGCGCGCGGCGGATCAGGTGCTGGACTTCCTCTTCGGCCTGCAGAACCCGCCACCGGGCCAGCGGCCGCTGAGCGTGGTGGTGCTCACGGGAGACATCCACACGCCCGGCTACTCCACGCTTTACTCCTCGGATCCGGCGCACGCGGCGCGGCCGTCGATTCCGCACGTGGTGGCGTCACCGGTGTCCTATCAGCCCTTCAGCTGGATGGCGGAGGCGGTGTACCGGCGGCTCACGCGGATGGTGACGCTGGGCGAGCGGGGCGTGTACAGCGCGCAGGTGAGCCACCACTTCGGCCAGCGCAACGTGGTGGTGGCCTCGCTGCGCAACGTGCTGCCGGACGAGTGGCACGTGAAGGTGAAGTTCTACCTGGAGGGCCACCCCGAGCCGCGCATCCTGCTGTTCGACCTCAACCGCAGCTCCAGCCGCGAAGCCATCCCCTGGCCCCACGCCCGCGAGCCCAGCCTCTTCGGCTGA
- a CDS encoding ATP-binding response regulator, with translation MTRPIRTILLVEDSPEDRGTYRAFLSEDRECEYRFLEEEDAEQALEVCQTHEVDCVLLDYHLPGMNGLEFLRMLHELRGRVQPPVVMLTGRGSEQVAARALKSGAADYLVKSDVTPESLFRAVRNTIEREQLRRQVEAQELERRRLLAEYQQLAAVVANASTSIGFATPEGKLRYLNPAGRRLLGVGETEDVTGIDVTELMTPGDAAWREAHIVPTLWKEGRWRGEFRLRNRRTGVLIPVRQDSFLITGTGQVPTVLASVFLDISELKRQEEASRQRAEFEQYLAGIVGHDLRNPIAAITLSAAMGLRRRDIDERLREVLNRILLAAERAHRLIDTTLDFTQARLGGGLRVVCKPLDLHELTQQVVDEVLLNFPDRRLELTHEGAGKGEWDPDRIAQVITNLVTNALKYSEDGTPVRVRTRGEAEVITLEIQNRGAPIPAELLPRLFSPMKRGKAEGGSERSLGLGLFIVDHIVRAHAGSIEVKSDADHGTTFTVRLPRHPPGSAR, from the coding sequence ATGACGCGGCCGATACGGACGATCCTCCTGGTGGAGGACAGCCCCGAGGATCGCGGCACGTACCGGGCCTTCCTGAGCGAGGACCGGGAGTGTGAGTACCGCTTCCTGGAGGAGGAGGACGCGGAGCAGGCGCTGGAGGTGTGCCAGACGCACGAGGTGGACTGCGTGCTGCTGGACTACCACCTGCCGGGCATGAACGGCCTGGAGTTCCTGCGGATGCTCCACGAGCTCCGCGGCCGGGTGCAGCCGCCCGTGGTGATGCTGACGGGGCGGGGCAGCGAGCAGGTGGCCGCGAGGGCGCTGAAGAGCGGGGCGGCAGACTACCTGGTCAAGTCGGATGTGACGCCGGAGAGCCTCTTCCGGGCCGTGCGCAACACCATCGAGCGCGAGCAGCTGCGGCGGCAGGTGGAGGCGCAGGAGCTGGAGCGGCGGCGCCTGCTGGCCGAGTACCAGCAGCTGGCCGCGGTGGTGGCCAACGCCTCCACGAGCATCGGCTTCGCCACGCCGGAGGGGAAGCTGCGCTACCTCAACCCGGCGGGGCGGCGGCTGCTGGGGGTGGGGGAGACGGAGGATGTGACGGGCATCGACGTGACGGAGCTCATGACGCCGGGGGACGCGGCCTGGCGCGAGGCCCACATCGTGCCAACCCTCTGGAAGGAGGGGCGGTGGCGTGGGGAGTTCCGGCTGCGCAACCGGCGGACGGGGGTGCTGATACCGGTCCGGCAGGACTCGTTCCTCATCACGGGCACGGGGCAGGTGCCCACGGTGCTGGCCTCGGTGTTCCTGGACATCAGCGAGCTGAAGCGCCAGGAGGAGGCCTCGCGGCAGCGGGCGGAGTTCGAGCAGTACCTGGCGGGCATCGTGGGGCATGATCTGCGCAATCCCATCGCCGCCATCACGCTGTCGGCGGCCATGGGGCTGCGCCGGAGGGACATCGACGAGCGCCTGCGGGAGGTGTTGAACCGCATCCTCCTGGCGGCGGAGCGCGCGCACCGGCTGATCGACACGACGCTCGACTTCACGCAGGCGCGGCTGGGGGGAGGGCTGCGGGTGGTGTGCAAGCCGTTGGATCTGCACGAGCTCACGCAGCAGGTGGTGGACGAGGTGCTGCTGAACTTCCCGGACCGGCGGCTGGAGCTGACGCACGAGGGGGCGGGGAAGGGAGAGTGGGATCCGGACCGCATCGCGCAGGTCATCACCAACCTGGTGACGAACGCGCTGAAGTACAGCGAGGACGGGACGCCGGTGAGGGTGAGGACGCGGGGCGAGGCGGAGGTCATCACCCTGGAGATCCAGAACCGGGGCGCGCCGATTCCGGCGGAGCTGTTGCCGCGACTCTTCTCACCGATGAAGCGGGGGAAGGCGGAAGGGGGCTCGGAGCGGAGCCTGGGGCTGGGGCTCTTCATCGTGGACCACATCGTCCGGGCGCACGCGGGCTCCATCGAGGTGAAGTCCGACGCGGACCACGGGACCACCTTCACGGTGCGCCTGCCCCGGCATCCACCCGGCTCCGCGCGGTGA
- a CDS encoding response regulator: MNSLPPILIVEDSDEDFDMLRLALQAAGVTHPLVRCADGEETLEFLRQRGRSQAAEPAPRPGVVLLDLNLAGMDGRQVLEHIRADAALRALPVIVLSTSDNPRDVQACYQLGVSAYLLKPLDLERFERMVRLFKEFWLEFVVLPVGVPLSEGRWR; the protein is encoded by the coding sequence GTGAATAGCCTGCCGCCCATCCTGATCGTCGAGGACAGCGACGAGGACTTCGACATGCTGCGGCTCGCGCTTCAAGCGGCGGGCGTCACCCACCCGCTGGTGCGCTGCGCGGACGGGGAGGAGACGTTGGAGTTCCTGCGTCAGCGCGGGCGCTCCCAGGCCGCGGAGCCGGCGCCCCGGCCGGGCGTGGTGCTGTTGGATCTCAACCTGGCGGGGATGGATGGGCGCCAGGTGCTGGAGCACATCAGGGCGGACGCGGCACTGCGGGCCCTGCCAGTCATCGTGCTGTCCACGTCGGACAACCCGAGGGACGTGCAGGCCTGCTACCAGCTCGGTGTCAGCGCGTACCTGCTCAAACCCCTGGATCTGGAGCGCTTCGAGCGCATGGTGAGACTGTTCAAGGAGTTCTGGCTGGAGTTCGTCGTGCTGCCCGTGGGGGTGCCGCTCAGCGAGGGACGGTGGAGATGA